From the genome of Clostridia bacterium:
GCCCGCGCCCGATAATGCGCCGAGCGCACGCAAAAGCGTACTGTCGAAGAGGTCTGCGGCAATGGCCGCGAGCAGTGCGTGCACGTCGGTTTCTATTGCCTCTGACGTATCGGTTTGGCACGAATATCCCCCGTACGTACCCCCGTTTTCCGTTCCGTTCGCCCGTTCGGCGGCACCGCCAAGGCGAATGGTTTTGGCGGTGGCTCGCAAAGCGGCAAGTGCCTCCTCTATGGTGTAATTCGTGCCCATTCCGTGGTTGAACGCGGGCAAATACGCCGTCAATTCCTCTTCCGCGCGGTAGTAGCACGCCAATATGCCGAGCGCGACGTCCAACGAAAAGACGTAACCCTCGGCAAGCAGTCCGTTTTGGGCGTATTGCGCCCGACCGAAGAAGCCGCCCTCGACGTAGTCGCTCCCCTGCAACGTCGGCGCGAATCCATCGCCCACGGCTTTTCGCCCCGCATAGGGCAGGTTATATACGGTGCAAAGGCGTTCGATCTCCGTCGAGAGCGTGCGCACCGTGCTTCGCCGACCGAAAATCATGCTTTCGCTTGCGAGATAGGCGTATTCGGGCACGAAATCGCGTTCTGTCGCCTGCGTCGCAAGAAACGCCGCACAGCCGACGTCGATGGCCAAAACGACGAGTAGCACGAGGGCCGCCGTCGTCGCCGTCCGCCCCACGGCACGGGCTTTCGGACGGCGTATATGGGAGAGGGGCAGTTGCAAAAGCGCGTATATACATAGCGCGCCGCCCGTTATCCACAGGGGATAGGCGGCAGGTGTGAACGCCGCCGCAAGGCCCGTAGCCCCCCTTGAAAACGGCGCACGAGCGCCGAGGGCGGCCGAACAGGCCAGGGCAAACGCCGCCAACGTCGGCCACCCCGCTATGCGTAGCGCACGGCGTGCGTATTCAACCGATTTTCCGTTCCGCATTATACCATTCTATGCCGAACGTGCGCTGGGCGTGTGTTCGACGAGAAACAAAAAACCGCCCCAAAGGGGCGGTTTGCCTTGCTTTCGGCGGATTATTTGATGACTTCCAGCCCGCCCAGGAAGGGACGGAGCACTTCGGGCACGGTGATGGAGCCGTCCGCGTTTTGGTATTGCTCGACGATGGCGGGCAGTACGCGGCTGGTGGCTAAGCCCGAGCCGTTGAGGGTGTGTACGAAGGCGGGTTTGCCCGTCTTGCTGTCGCGGTACTTGGTATTGTTGCGGCGTGCCTGGTAGTCGTTGGCGTTGGACACCGAACTGACCTCTTTGTAGATGCCCATAGAGGGGATCCATACCTCGATGTCGTAGGTACGGGCCATGCTGGCGCTGCAATCACCCGCCGCAAGTTTGCTCAGGCGGAAGTGCAAGCCCAATTTTTCCATCAGGCGGCAGGCCTTGCCCACCAACTCTTCGAACGCCTCGGCGCTGTGGTCGGGGTGCGCGTATTGCACCATCTCCACCTTGTTGAATTGGTGACCGCGGATCATGCCGCGTTCTTCGGCGCGATAGGTGCCCGCCTCTTTGCGGTAGCAGGGTGTGTAGGCGAAGAACTTGAGGGGCAGTTGCGCTTCGTCCAAAATCTCGCCCGCGTACATATTGACCAACGCCGTTTCGGCGGTGGGCAGCATGAAGTGACCCTTCTTCTTGTCGTCCTCGGGCTCTTTGATCCAATACACTTCGTCCGCGAATTTGGGGAATTGTCCCGCGCCGAAGCCGCAGTTGTAGCCGAGCATATGCGGGGGCAGGATCATCTCGTACCCGTCTTTGAGGTGTTCGCTGATGAAGAAGTTGAGCAACGCCCATTCGAGTTGGGCGCCCACGCCACGGTAGAGCCAATAGCCGTTGCCCGCCAACTTGACGCCGCGCTCGTAGTCGATAAGCCCCAATTTGGTGCAGAGGTCGACGTGATTTTTGAATTCGAAATCGTATTGCGGTTTCTCGCCGAACACTTTGACGACCGCATTATTCTCTTTCTCGCCGGGCAGAAGGTCGTCGTCGGGCATATTGGGCAGGGCCGCGACGAAATTGAAGATCTTGTCGGCCAATTCGCCGATCTCTTTGTCGTCCGCGGCGATTTGCTCGCCCAAAGCGCGCATTTCTTCAAAGATGGGCGCTACGTCGCCGCCCTCTTTTTTGATGCGCGGGATCTGCGCCGAAACGCTGTTGCGGCGGGCTTTCTTTTGCTCGACCTCGGTCATTTTGGCGCGGCGCTCCGCGTCCCAAGCGAGCAGTTCGCCGAAATCGACGACGCAGCCTTTCTTTGCCAATGCGTCCGCTACCTTTTGGGGATTTGTACGAATGAGATTAATGTCTAACATAATGATACCTCTTTTGTCGCGCGGCAAGGCCGTCGACCTATATTTGCATACCCATTATATCGCGCCCGCGCACGTTTAGGCAACTCTTTACGCCCAAAAAGTGAAAGACCGAGGTGCGTGGCGGCGAAGAAGCGCAAAAGAATACAAAACGTATAGTTTCTTTTCGACTGCGAAGCGAGAATGGTACGAACGGCAAGAAAATATACAAAACGTATAGCCATTTACCCAGAGAAAATGTACAAAACGTATAGAATGTGTCCTCAAAGACATATACAAAACGTATAGAAACGACAAAGTGACGGGCTTGTCGTCGAATGGTATATACGAAATGCACAGCGGTGCGGCGCTGAAAAGTATACAAAACGTATAGAGTAAAGAAAGACGAGCACCCGGTCAAAAAAGGCGGATCGCATTCGTCCGCGCATATACAAAACGTATAGAAAACTGCGCCGCAAAGGTAAAACTATACAAAACATACAGCAACTTTTGCTCGAAAATATATACAAAATGTATAGAAACACAGCTCGACCGGGCGTTTGTCCCGTTGGATATATACAAAACGTATAGTCAAAGATCGCCACGTTCCGCAGACGGAATATACAAAACGTATAGCGGTATTTTGGTGTCGTTCGTTCATAAAATGAATGGCCGTATTTTGTCGTCGAGCCTATACAATGCAAATGGATAATTATCTTTCCGTGCCTATACAAAATGTATAGGAAGCGAAATCGAGCCAACGAAGGAACACGGTTCGGCGGCGAATAAATACAAAACGTATAGTTCCATACGCGCTTCAACGCGGTACGCATCGCATAGTTTCGCAAAGAATATACGCTACTCGCCTAAAACTATACGATTTGTACATTCATTGGTACGCTTTGGCATTTTTGTCTTGTGCTGTCCCGTTTTTCGGACAAAATAGATTGAAACGCCCTACTTGTGAATGATACAATGGGAACGGAATACTTCAAACAGAGGAAGCTATGAGAAAATACCGCTTGAAAATCGGCTTGGACGTCGACGATACCTTGTACGAATGCAACGCCTATGCGTTGGAATTGTTGCGCCGCGAAAAAGGGGACGATCCCCGCCTTGACCTCAACCAAATCGGGGCGTGGGGCCAAACGGGCGGCGTGTTGGACGAGCGACTCAAATATTTCGGCAATCCCGACTTCGTGCGCGCGCAACCCCTCTATAGAGGCGCGCAAGCGTTCGTCGCCGCATTGGCGGAGTTTTGCGACGTGTTTTTCATCACGTCGGTGCCGCCCGCTTGCATGAGCGCCCGCGCCGAGCGGC
Proteins encoded in this window:
- the serS gene encoding serine--tRNA ligase is translated as MLDINLIRTNPQKVADALAKKGCVVDFGELLAWDAERRAKMTEVEQKKARRNSVSAQIPRIKKEGGDVAPIFEEMRALGEQIAADDKEIGELADKIFNFVAALPNMPDDDLLPGEKENNAVVKVFGEKPQYDFEFKNHVDLCTKLGLIDYERGVKLAGNGYWLYRGVGAQLEWALLNFFISEHLKDGYEMILPPHMLGYNCGFGAGQFPKFADEVYWIKEPEDDKKKGHFMLPTAETALVNMYAGEILDEAQLPLKFFAYTPCYRKEAGTYRAEERGMIRGHQFNKVEMVQYAHPDHSAEAFEELVGKACRLMEKLGLHFRLSKLAAGDCSASMARTYDIEVWIPSMGIYKEVSSVSNANDYQARRNNTKYRDSKTGKPAFVHTLNGSGLATSRVLPAIVEQYQNADGSITVPEVLRPFLGGLEVIK